A part of Pseudochaenichthys georgianus chromosome 23, fPseGeo1.2, whole genome shotgun sequence genomic DNA contains:
- the tmem229a gene encoding transmembrane protein 229A, whose translation MARDGARSRAADPDPGGLTPVKMPCRQKPSGGAGDAEGSLRELPRWMRLYFYGMHGVTLDVLLSSLQGFLNHRDPKLVGFSSPYLCVMHSLTHFALEKIFSQKRCFRDRPVVFHLVFYPSIYIGLQILIGNINTLTEQVRVVSGTQLVVHYILALYFGLVFHRGLSKLRLHTPCTPDPACKPSLVDTGHDPIQGLPGVVRFLFFGMHGFLDEVVFTSVFNLVEKSDRTLSGHTSLWSFLMYGSCSFLVEKLYFHLHFRRGWGPWRRLPFYVCFIYAWEFSWGLVLRQFGACSWDYSHYPYNFMGLITLLYLPGWVGISLYQDVLSNALLRVKCTTDVTGLSEGNGEVNGQLEKKIL comes from the coding sequence ATGGCCAGAGACGGTGCTCGGAGCCGAGCAGCAGACCCTGATCCCGGGGGCCTGACACCGGTTAAGATGCCCTGCAGACAGAAACCATCCGGAGGAGCAGGGGACGCGGAGGGGTCTCTGCGGGAGCTGCCTCGATGGATGCGGCTTTACTTCTACGGGATGCACGGCGTGACTCTGGATGTCCTGCTCTCGTCGCTGCAGGGGTTTTTAAACCACAGAGACCCCAAACTGGTGGGCTTCTCTTCCCCGTATCTGTGCGTCATGCATTCACTGACCCACTTCGCGCTGGAGAAGATCTTCTCACAGAAGAGGTGTTTCCGAGATCGGCCTGTGGTCTTCCATCTGGTTTTCTACCCCTCCATCTACATCGGGCTGCAGATCCTCATCGGGAACATCAACACCCTGACGGAGCAGGTGAGGGTGGTGTCCGGCACGCAGCTGGTGGTGCATTACATCCTGGCTCTGTATTTTGGACTGGTGTTCCACAGAGGGCTGTCAAAACTGAGGTTGCACACCCCCTGCACCCCAGACCCTGCATGCAAACCCAGCCTGGTGGACACTGGTCATGACCCCATTCAAGGTCTGCCAGGCGTTGTGCGTTTCCTGTTCTTTGGGATGCACGGCTTTCTGGATGAGGTGGTCTTCACCTCTGTTTTTAACCTGGTGGAGAAGTCTGACCGGACCCTGAGTGGCCACACGTCCCTGTGGTCCTTCCTGATGTAcggcagctgcagcttcctggtGGAGAAGCTCTACTTCCACCTGCACTTCAGGAGAGGCTGGGGCCCGTGGCGGAGGCTCCCCTTCTACGTCTGCTTCATCTACGCCTGGGAGTTCTCCTGGGGCCTGGTCCTCCGGCAGTTCGGAGCCTGCTCCTGGGACTACTCCCACTACCCCTACAACTTCATGGGCCTCATCACGCTGCTGTACCTGCCGGGCTGGGTTGGCATCAGCCTGTATCAGGACGTGCTCTCCAACGCCCTGCTGAGGGTCAAGTGCACCACGGATGTGACCGGTCTGAGCGAGGGCAATGGAGAGGTCAATGGTCAGCTGGAGAAAAAAATActgtaa